A region of the Mesoterricola sediminis genome:
ACCAGACGGCCATTCTTGGTCTTCATCCGGCTGAGGAAACCGTGCGTCTTGGCACGACGGCGGTTGTTGGGCTGGAAAGTGCGCTTCATGGTCCACCTCGGGGCCCAGGCCAATGGCAAGGGCGAACCTTCGAGGCTACCAGCAGATCATCTTTCCCTCAACCCCAAAGAGGAGAACCACCCTTCCGGGGTGGTGCTAA
Encoded here:
- the rpmH gene encoding 50S ribosomal protein L34; this translates as MKRTFQPNNRRRAKTHGFLSRMKTKNGRLVLKRRRAKGRHVLAL